Sequence from the Corallococcus soli genome:
CCGCTCACTCGTTCGTAACGCGCTCGGACTCGGACTGGGAGTCGGCATCCTGCTGACCGCGACGCCGGTCCTCGCCGGGGACGCGAAGGCCGACGGCTGCACGGAGTTCTCCGGCATGGCGCACTGCCCGCTGGCGGGCACCGAACTGCACGCCTCCAACGAGGGGCTGGTCGTCAAGAGCACGGATGGCAAGCAGGCCGGGGTGAGCATCGACCTGAACGACGCCACCGGGTGGGATGCGTGGTTGAGCCCGCTGGAGCCGGACTTCGACAGCCGGATGCTGATGACCTTCACCGGCGCGCTGCCGGACGGCTCGCCGGAGCTGCGTGAGCGCGTGGTCGTGGCGCGCTCGAAGCAGGACGACCAGGGCGCCATCTACGTGGATGCCTCCGTCCACGGCGCCACCTCCTACACGGTGCGGGGCTACAACGACGGGAAGCTGGTCTTCACGCGCACCGGCGTGAAGCCCGTCCAGGAGGACTTCGTGGGCCGGGCCGCCCCGGGTGGCGCCATGCAGCTCTCCAAGCTCGTCTCCTTCCCCGGCCGCTGGGGCAGCGCCCACGGCGTCATGGAAGGCCCGAACGGGGAGACCTGCACCCCGGGCCTGGACTTCCCGTCCCCTCGCCCCGTCCGCTTCCCCGACTACAGCCTCTCGGTCGCGGTGCAGCTCGTCACCTTCCAGCCCGAGGGCGTCGCGCTCAAGTCCCGCACGCTCCGTGAAGTGACCTTCCAGGCGGACGGCCTGGAGAGCTTCACCCTCCAGAAGGAAGTCCGCACGCCCTGATGCACATCCCCGCCGCCCGGAGGGTTTCAGGACCTTCCGGGTGTAACGGAATGCGCTACGAATCCAGCGTTGTGTGTGGCCATTCCTGTCACAGCGCCTGGGTTTGGAGGGCCGCTGGCCCCTGAGCTGTGATTGGCACCTGGGGTGCACTGGTCGTGAAGCGACGAGCGGCGTTGCCGTGTCCCCCACGGGAACGCCTTTCCCTCCTCGTCATTCCCCAGAAGGTGCCCCATGACCCGAAAGTTCGTACAGGCTTTCTCCCTTGTCGCGGCGCTGCTCCTGACCTCCAGCACGGCGATCGCCGGTGAGCGCCTGGCGGCGTACCTGCCTCGGCTCGACGCCCCGAAGGCGCCCGCGCAGGCGTGCACGGACCCCAGGGCCCAGCTGCACGAAGCGGCCAAGCAGGCCGGGGTGGACATCAACCCCCAGGAGACCGTCGTCGTGTCGAAGGACGGCATGACGTTCGCCGGCAGCAGCCTCGCGGGCTTCGAGCACGTCCCCGCCACCGCGCTGCCCGACGGCGCGGACTTCGGCTTCGTCTATCTGGACGCGCCGCAGGCGGGCATCCCCGCGGGCCACTACAAGCTGCGCGCGCGCGCGGCCGCCGAGGACATCCAGGTGGGTGAGTACCGCGGTGAGGTGGACGTCATCGACGCGTCCGGCAAGGCCGTGGCCCGCCTGCCCGCGACGATGCAGACCTCCTCCGTGGAGGTGCCGAACCCGCTGCCCTTCGCGCGCACCACGGTGGACGCGCAGTTCCGGCAGACGAACTTCATCGGCGGGCGGCATGACCATCCCTCCCGCTACCACCACACGCTGATCCTCGTCTTCCACTGCCCCAACGGCACGACGATCATCATCTTCATCGACTACTGGGATTGGTACTGAGCCGCCCGCCGCGCTCCACCTGAATGAATGACATCCCGGCCCCGGAAGCGCGAATCCCACGCGCCTTCGGGGCCGCGGTGTCTCCAGGCCCGTCGCTTCACGGCTTCCGTTCGAGCAGCCTTCGCAGCCGCGCGGACTTCCTGGCATCCCAGCCCTGGGGTTGGACCAGCGCGACCCAGCCGTCCACGTGCTCGCCGGTGTAGACGTGGCCGTAGCCTGAAGGCACCTCCAGCCCCAGCGGCAGGTCCGCCGTCACCTGCCAGAACGTCACGAAGGGGATCCACACCATCGCGCCCAGCACGTCTGGACCGCGGGGCTCGCGCAGCCAGTCCGGCCGCTTCACCATGAGCGAGGGGCTCCACCAGGTGATGGGGTCGGAGGGGTGCAGCAGGTACAGCACGCGGGAAGGCCCCCACGGCGCATCCGCTGGCGGGATGACCTCCCCGGGCCGGCGGCTGAAGCGGACCGTGCGGCCCTGACGATAGACGGGCTCCACCTCCGGGCTGCCGGCGTCGCGCTGGTCGGTGAACTCGCGATACAGGGTGTTGAAGTTCGGCGGGCCCACGAACAGCGCCCCGTCGGTGCGGTTGGCCAGGTCGCGCTCGCCGCTGAACGCGGTCTCCCCGCCGTAGGAGCCCAGGCTCTCGCCGAACACGAGCAGCTTCGGGCGCTGGCCTTCGGGGAGCTTCGACCATCGCTCGTACACCGCATCGAAGAGCGCGCGGCCCTCCTTGCGCGCCTTCTTCTGGTCCACCAGCACGGAGAGCCACGACCACAGGTGCGAGTACTGCGTGGCGACGATGGCGGAGTCCCCGCCCGTCACGTACTCGAAGGCCTCCACGGCCTGGGGCACCACCCAGCCGCTGCCCGTGGTCGTCACCACCAGCAGGTGGGCGCGCTGGAAGGCGCCGGTCCGCTCCAATTCCCGCACCACCAATTCGGCCCGCCCCTCCGCGTCCTGCGCGGATGCGTAGCCCGCGTACACGCGGATGGGTTCCTTTGCCTCCGTGCCGGCGAACGCGGTGAGCTGCTGCACGCTGGGGCCGCGCCCCACGAAGTTGCGCCCCTCCCGTCCCAATGACTCCCACTCCACCTGCGAGCCGGGGCCGCCGGAGCGCAGCGCGGTGGAGGGCGGGACCACGCCTTCCTCGGTGGTCAGGTCCCGCAGGGCCAGGCTGCGGTCCGCCATCCCAAGGAGGCCATCCTTCATCAAGCCACTGGCGACCAGGAAGGTGAGCGCCACCACCGCCAGGACACTCATCGCGCGCGCCGCGCGAGGCCCGATGTGCCGCGCGAGCCGCGCGTCCAGCGCGCGATGCACCGCCCGCAGGCCCCGCCCCAAAGTGAGCAGCAGGAAGAACACGAACGCCGCGATGACGGGGGCGAACACGTAGCCCGCGCTGCCCGGATGGGGCATCCCCATGAGCTCCCGGATGTGGCGCTGCCAGTGGAAGCCCAGCAGCAGCGCGGCGACCAGCGCCACACCGCCCGCGATGAAGAAGAACCGCCACGCCCGGGGACGGGGCGTCCTCGCGGGGCGATGGGCGAACTCGCGCCACAGCCAGGCGCCCAGCACGCCCAGCCCGTAGCCGATGACCGCGCTGACGCCGCTGACGAAGCCCTGGAAGGCCCCGGTGCGTGGCAGCAGGGACGGGGTGAAGGACAGACATGCGAAGAGGAGCGCGACCCACGCTCCTGGCAGCGTGCCGAGGAGCCACCGGGGGGCGGCGCGACTGCCCTGCCAGACACCCCGCTCCGGTGCCGGCCGCGCATCGCGGGTGAGAAGGCGCTCCATGCGAACCCCCGGTCCTTGAGTGCCCACGCGGGCCGCGCCTGGGGTGCTCGCCCTGGCCCCGAGGCTCACACCTGAGGATAGGCCTCCAGTCCTCGCGCGGCACCGAACGCCCGGCGCGCCCGGAGGCAGGGGCGGGGCCTTGGAGGCCCGTCCGCCCTGGCCTTGCATCGCGCGCGGGGCCGGGCAGGGGAGCCTCCACCGGACCGTCTCTTGAAGGCCCCGGGGCGCCTCCCAGATTTCCAACATGGAACTCCTGGTGGTCCCGCTCCAGCCCCGCTTCGAGCAGCTCCTCAGGGAGCAGCTGCGCCGGTTGTCGACGACGATGACGCGCGAGCAACTGGTCCAGCTCCGGCTGGAGCAACTGTATGACTGGGAGCGGGTGGAGGACCCCGTCACCCGCCGCTTCTTCCGCGCCTCCACCCTGGCGTGGACCCGTGAGGAATTGAAGGCGCTCGTCGAGGCCACCGTCCGCGAATACCTGCCCGAACAGGAGCGGGAGGAGGTCCACTGATGGGCTATCCCAACCTCGGGAATTACGCGGACATGCTCCACCTGGATCCGGAGTTCGACCCCAATGCCCT
This genomic interval carries:
- a CDS encoding alpha/beta hydrolase, whose product is MERLLTRDARPAPERGVWQGSRAAPRWLLGTLPGAWVALLFACLSFTPSLLPRTGAFQGFVSGVSAVIGYGLGVLGAWLWREFAHRPARTPRPRAWRFFFIAGGVALVAALLLGFHWQRHIRELMGMPHPGSAGYVFAPVIAAFVFFLLLTLGRGLRAVHRALDARLARHIGPRAARAMSVLAVVALTFLVASGLMKDGLLGMADRSLALRDLTTEEGVVPPSTALRSGGPGSQVEWESLGREGRNFVGRGPSVQQLTAFAGTEAKEPIRVYAGYASAQDAEGRAELVVRELERTGAFQRAHLLVVTTTGSGWVVPQAVEAFEYVTGGDSAIVATQYSHLWSWLSVLVDQKKARKEGRALFDAVYERWSKLPEGQRPKLLVFGESLGSYGGETAFSGERDLANRTDGALFVGPPNFNTLYREFTDQRDAGSPEVEPVYRQGRTVRFSRRPGEVIPPADAPWGPSRVLYLLHPSDPITWWSPSLMVKRPDWLREPRGPDVLGAMVWIPFVTFWQVTADLPLGLEVPSGYGHVYTGEHVDGWVALVQPQGWDARKSARLRRLLERKP